A DNA window from Micromonospora sp. NBC_01739 contains the following coding sequences:
- a CDS encoding CsbD family protein: MGVEDKFNNSTENTTGKVKEGVGRVTDNEQLEAEGRADQTRANIKQAGEKIKDAFRS, translated from the coding sequence ATGGGTGTCGAGGACAAGTTCAACAACAGCACCGAGAACACCACCGGCAAGGTCAAGGAGGGTGTCGGCCGGGTCACCGACAACGAGCAGTTGGAGGCCGAGGGCCGCGCCGATCAGACCCGCGCCAACATCAAGCAGGCCGGTGAGAAGATCAAGGACGCGTTCCGGAGCTGA
- a CDS encoding anti-sigma factor RsbA family regulatory protein, translated as MRTGPAAGRSGYFHEALCYALDEELLAVAVPFLLDGVAAGEPTFVALGERTGGLVRSALPTDSGVQFLTGAGVYARPTAAIRMYRKLLADLVADGAEQIRIIGEVPPPSLGSTWDWWARYEAAINRAYDDWPLWSMCAYDTRITPAEVLADVAATHPHFATADRGHLPSPDYLPPETFLRRNRPVPPDPIQAYPPVLELTDPTAAQARSAVHRAGPGLLPAEDFDDFVIAVSETVTNGLRHGSPPVRLRLWTAPDRIVATVSDTGSGPEDPYAGLLPPTGGKPGGLGLWITYQSCNHVTHYRDAEGFTLRLTAGQPPMPGAAVHSEPPGDDSRPGGSVDQQVSSGTRP; from the coding sequence GTGAGAACGGGTCCGGCCGCTGGACGGTCCGGCTACTTCCACGAGGCCCTGTGCTACGCCCTGGACGAGGAGTTGCTGGCCGTCGCGGTGCCCTTCCTGCTCGACGGGGTGGCGGCCGGCGAGCCGACCTTCGTGGCCCTCGGCGAGCGCACCGGCGGCCTGGTCCGCTCGGCGTTGCCGACCGACAGCGGGGTGCAGTTCCTCACCGGTGCCGGGGTGTACGCCCGGCCCACCGCCGCGATCCGGATGTACCGCAAGCTCCTGGCCGACCTGGTGGCCGACGGTGCGGAACAGATCCGGATCATCGGCGAGGTGCCGCCGCCCTCGCTCGGGTCGACCTGGGACTGGTGGGCCCGGTACGAGGCGGCGATCAACCGGGCGTACGACGACTGGCCGTTGTGGAGCATGTGCGCGTACGACACCCGGATCACCCCGGCCGAGGTGCTGGCCGATGTCGCCGCCACCCACCCTCACTTCGCCACCGCCGACCGGGGGCACCTGCCCAGCCCCGACTATCTGCCCCCGGAGACCTTCCTGCGGCGCAACCGGCCGGTGCCCCCCGACCCGATCCAGGCCTACCCGCCGGTGCTCGAACTGACCGACCCGACCGCCGCCCAGGCCCGCTCGGCGGTGCACCGCGCCGGTCCGGGGCTCCTGCCGGCGGAGGACTTCGACGACTTCGTGATCGCGGTCAGCGAGACCGTGACCAACGGGCTGCGGCACGGGTCTCCACCCGTGCGGCTGCGCCTGTGGACGGCCCCGGACCGCATCGTGGCCACCGTCAGCGACACCGGCAGTGGGCCGGAGGACCCCTACGCCGGTCTGCTGCCGCCGACCGGCGGCAAGCCGGGCGGGCTGGGCCTGTGGATCACCTACCAGTCGTGCAACCACGTCACCCACTACCGGGACGCCGAGGGCTTCACCCTCCGGCTCACCGCCGGTCAACCCCCGATGCCGGGTGCGGCCGTACACAGCGAACCGCCGGGCGACGACAGTCGACCCGGCGGTTCGGTGGATCAGCAGGTCAGCTCCGGAACGCGTCCTTGA
- a CDS encoding MEDS domain-containing protein, whose amino-acid sequence MIEQARGYGHLCWAYDDPAEFTTRAEDFLRAGLAAGERVWYVVPDSPVPVRDRWRELDLFADALPAGAAEVLTLDATYSGPAVVDPAGQVAAYQSAIQAALDDGYRGLRVAADCTGLVRTPAQREAFARYEQRVNRMMPGAAFHAMCGYHRPTLGDRATAELACLHPEHNLADLLFRLYAPTTHQGHAVLAGELDPANHDLFREALERTELRPVDGELTLDARGLRFLDHRTLVHLSEYARQWEARLVLRGSPAGTARLVALLDLPGLCVEVAR is encoded by the coding sequence GTGATCGAGCAGGCCCGAGGGTACGGGCATCTGTGCTGGGCCTACGACGATCCCGCCGAGTTCACCACCCGGGCGGAGGACTTCCTCCGGGCCGGCCTGGCCGCCGGCGAGCGGGTCTGGTACGTCGTCCCCGACTCACCTGTTCCCGTCCGCGACCGGTGGCGCGAGCTGGACCTGTTCGCCGACGCGCTGCCCGCCGGTGCCGCCGAGGTGCTCACCCTGGACGCGACCTACTCCGGCCCGGCGGTGGTCGACCCGGCCGGTCAGGTGGCGGCGTACCAGTCGGCCATCCAGGCGGCCCTCGACGACGGCTACCGCGGCCTGCGGGTCGCTGCGGACTGCACCGGTCTGGTCCGTACCCCGGCCCAGCGGGAGGCCTTCGCCCGCTACGAGCAGCGGGTCAACCGGATGATGCCCGGGGCGGCCTTCCACGCCATGTGCGGATATCACCGGCCCACGTTGGGGGATCGGGCGACAGCCGAGCTGGCCTGTCTGCATCCGGAGCACAACCTGGCCGACCTGCTGTTCCGGTTGTACGCCCCGACGACCCACCAGGGTCACGCAGTGCTCGCCGGGGAACTCGACCCGGCCAACCACGACCTGTTCCGCGAAGCCTTGGAGCGCACCGAATTGCGACCGGTCGACGGCGAGTTGACACTGGACGCGCGTGGGCTACGTTTCCTCGATCACCGTACGCTGGTTCATCTGAGTGAGTACGCCCGGCAGTGGGAGGCGAGACTGGTGCTGCGCGGCTCTCCGGCCGGCACCGCCCGCCTGGTCGCGTTGTTGGATCTGCCCGGTCTGTGTGTGGAGGTGGCCCGGTGA